Proteins from one Telopea speciosissima isolate NSW1024214 ecotype Mountain lineage chromosome 1, Tspe_v1, whole genome shotgun sequence genomic window:
- the LOC122641329 gene encoding polygalacturonase non-catalytic subunit AroGP2-like, whose amino-acid sequence MTHPIMLLGFLIIICLSGSQAENAFSQYWEEHIGHHPLPPHWLAAKASPLSLHQVSMFMKLMAENELASHLRSFCNQANVACSTNTLMKKTTEDITLPPIAQWITDRVVYELTPSGIPLSIASQGGLPFFRESMVKEGGFMPIPDLRDPMSYRSFLPQTLASKIPFSFAQIEELKKLFGVVDESNMDEYIQSTLETCEKSPIQGEQNTCVTSTEGLIDFVVKKLGHHVRIWSSESVEGSYENATIGAVKLIYENLSEPPLICHSQPFPFQVYYCHILQNVKLYAVDIHAQKKVNHTIMACHYDTSIWNPNHTAFKMLGFGPGLIEVCHWINENVVVWTKTLG is encoded by the exons ATGACACATCCCATTATGTTGCTTggatttttgataattatatgCTTAAGT GGTTCTCAAGCTGAAAATGCCTTCTCACAATACTGGGAAGAGCATATTGGTCATCATCCACTCCCTCCACATTGGTTAGCTGCAAAGGCTTCTCCATTAAGCCTCCATCAGGTGTCAATGTTTATGAAACTTATGGCAGAAAATGAATTGGCTTCCCACCTACGTTCATTCTGCAACCAAGCTAATGTTGCTTGTTCTACAAATACACTTATGAAGAAGACAACAGAAGACATAACTCTGCCACCAATAGCCCAGTGGATAACTGACAGAGTAGTTTATGAACTCACTCCAAGTGGTATACCCTTGTCGATTGCCAGCCAAGGGGGATTGCCATTTTTTCGGGAGTCGATGGTGAAAGAGGGAGGTTTCATGCCTATCCCTGATCTAAGAGACCCAATGTCATATAGATCATTCTTACCGCAAACTCTGGCAtcaaaaatcccattttcattTGCTCAGATTGAGGAATTAAAGAAACTTTTTGGTGTGGTAGATGAATCAAACATGGATGAGTATATTCAAAGCACCCTAGAGACATGTGAAAAGAGCCCGATTCAAGGCGAGCAGAACACCTGTGTGACTTCTACTGAGGGCCTAATCGATTTTGTTGTCAAGAAATTAGGGCACCATGTACGTATCTGGAGTTCTGAGAGCGTCGAAGGGTCTTATGAGAATGCCACAATCGGAGCTGTGAAACTCATATATGAAAACCTCTCCGAACCACCACTTATATGTCATAGTCAGCCATTCCCATTTCAAGTCTATTATTGCCATATTTTACAGAATGTAAAACTATATGCAGTTGATATACATGCCCAGAAGAAAGTGAATCATACAATCATGGCATGCCACTATGACACATCAATTTGGAATCCAAACCATACTGCTTTTAAGATGTTGGGTTTTGGGCCCGGCCTAATTGAAGTTTGTCATTGGATAAACGAGAATGTAGTGGTCTGGACAAAGACTTTAGGTTGA
- the LOC122642961 gene encoding ABC transporter C family member 3-like isoform X1, translating to MSCSYLVIHLGLYWKRSFLPFLLWVSDGISVIVGLFFFCVGLFGKEREDVDLHLAETLLKISSSKSNDDNGKESSVGGDSVTPYANANLLSIFTFDWMGPLITLGYNKTLNLEDVPQLDNYDRANVVFARFINKLEYDGNGSQVSTHKLVKALILSIWKEILWTALLSIICILASYVGPYLIEAFVQYLNSHNQTNYKGYVLVFIFFLSKLIRCISERHLFFQVRMMSIRVRAALFAIIYKKGLKLSTQSKQDHSSGENANLLNVDVERISLFSWYLHNIWRVPVQIVLALLILYKSIGLASLVAFVSTMILLLANIPLGKLQEKFQGELMNSKDRRMKVTSEALRNMRILKLQGWDMKFLAKIIELRNFETRRLKKLLYSSVMIAFVYLSAPMFVSMVTFGFCVLIGIPLESGKILSALAIFEILQGTIYNLPDLIYMVVQTKVSLDRIASFLCLDDLHMNIVQKLPSDSVEVAIEIIKGNFSWDLHSSNLTLKDLNFRVYHGMSVGICGFVGSGKSSLLSCILGEVPKVSGAIKLNGTKAYVAQSPWIQSGKIVDNILFGKKMDKERYEMILEACSLKKDLELFAFGDQTIIGERGINLSGGQKQRIQIARALYHDADIYLLDDPFSAVDVHTGTHLFKECLQGMLGSKTVIYVTHQVEFLPSADLILVMRDGRITQAGKYEEIHSSGTDFMKLVGSHKKALAAINYVERQAALDSLVIGEEDGNILCSEKLIQDDQERESKNSKTEKPVQSDGQLVQEEKREKGGVGLLVYWKYVTATYKGALVPFILLAQILFQLLLIFSSYWMVLATPVSANALPYVKRTTLIIVYAALTLGSSFCVLIRSMLIATIGYKTATLFFNKMHLCIFRASMSFFDSTPSGRILNRVSVDQSALDTTIPNQMEEFLMSLIEFLGTTLVMSQVAWQMLILFIPMSVICIWYQQYYISTARELTRLCGVCQAPITQHFAESILGSTTIRCFDQEERFIDTNLKLVDVYSRPKFHFSGAVEWLCFRMDMLASITYAVFLVFLISVSKGVLSPGVAGLAVTYGLRFSMHGVIWDLTMLENNIISVERLLQYAYIPSEPPLLVEENRPSHKWPSHGKIDIVDLQVRYAPHLPLVLRGLTCTFPRGRKIGIVGRTGSGKSTLVQALFRMLEPEVGQILIDGINISKIGLHDLRSRLSIIPQDPTMFEGTLRSNLDPLEEYTDEQIWEALNKCQLSDEVRKKEGKLDFVVAENGENWSMGQRQLVCLGRVLLKRSKVLVLDEATASMDTTTDYLIQQTLNQEFSGCTIITIAHRITSILDMDLVLLLDNGLVLEYDSPAKLLEIKTSLFAKLVKEYTQRFSS from the exons TCTTCTTAGTATTTTTACTTTCGATTGGATGGGCCCTTTGATTACACTCGGATATAATAAAACACTGAACcttgaagatgttcctcaaCTTGATAATTATGATCGCGCCAATGTGGTGTTTGCTCGTTTTATAAACAAACTTGAATATGATGGTAATGGCAGTCAAGTAAGCACACACAAGTTAGTGAAGGCATTGATTCTCTCAATATGGAAAGAAATTCTATGGACGGCTCTATTATCCATTATATGCATATTGGCTTCTTATGTTGGACCATACCTTATTGAAGCCTTTGTTCAATATCTCAATAGTCATAACCAGACAAACTATAAAGGCTATGTGttagtgtttattttctttctttcaaagctCATAAGGTGCATCTCAGAGAGGCACTTGTTCTTTCAAGTGCGAATGATGTCAATAAGGGTTCGTGCTGCCTTGTTCGCAATAATCTATAAGAAGGGTCTCAAGCTTTCAACGCAATCAAAGCAAGACCACAGTAGTGGGGAGAATGCTAATTTATTGAATGTTGATGTTGAGAGGATTAGCCTTTTCAGTTGGTACTTGCACAATATATGGAGGGTGCCTGTTCAGATTGTTCTAGCATTATTGATCTTGTACAAGAGCATTGGGCTCGCTTCACTTGTAGCTTTTGTTTCCACAATGATTTTGTTGTTAGCAAATATCCCATTGGGAAAACTGCAAGAGAAATTTCAAGGAGAATTAATGAATTCAAAAGATCGACGAATGAAGGTGACATCTGAGGCTCTAAGGAATATGAGGATTCTCAAGCTCCAGGGTTGGGATATGAAGTTCTTGGCTAAGATAATTGAGCTCAGAAACTTTGAAACAAGAAggttaaaaaaattactttatTCATCAGTTATGATTGCCTTTGTCTACTTATCTGCTCCCATGTTTGTATCTATGGTTACTTTTGGGTTCTGTGTGCTTATAGGAATTCCACTAGAGTCGGGAAAGATTCTATCTGCACTTGCTATATTTGAGATATTGCAAGGGACCATTTATAATCTCCCAGACCTAATCTATATGGTAGTTCAGACTAAAGTTTCCCTTGATAGAATAGCATCATTCCTTTGTCTCGATGATCTACATATGAATATAGTACAAAAGCTTCCCAGTGATAGCGTCGAGGTTGCAATTGAGATAATCAAGGGAAATTTCTCTTGGGACCTTCATTCCTCTAACCTCACATTAAAAGATCTTAATTTCCGAGTGTACCATGGTATGAGTGTAGGTATTTGTGGTTTTGTTGGGTCAGGAAAATCAAGCTTGCTTTCATGTatattgggagaagtgccaaaGGTATCTGGAGCCATTAAGTTGAATGGGACGAAAGCCTACGTTGCACAATCACCTTGGATACAGAGTGGCAAGATAGTAGACAATATATTGTTTGGTAAGAAGATGGACAAGGAAAGGTACGAGATGATCCTTGAAGCATGTTCATTGAAGAAGGACTTAGAATTGTTTGCCTTTGGGGACCAGACTATCATAGGGGAGAGGGGGATCAATCTGAGTGGTGGGCAGAAGCAAAGAATTCAAATTGCACGTGCTTTGTACCATGATGCTGATATTTATCTTCTTGACGATCCTTTTAGTGCCGTGGATGTTCACACAGGAACTCATCTATTTAAG GAATGTTTACAAGGAATGTTGGGTTCAAAAACAGTAATTTATGTTACCCACCAAGTAGAGTTTTTACCTTCTGCTGATCTTATTCTG GTTATGAGAGATGGAAGGATTACTCAAGCAGGAAAGTATGAAGAAATTCATAGTTCAGGAACTGACTTTATGAAATTAGTGGGTTCACATAAGAAAGCTTTGGCAGCCATTAATTATGTCGAACGTCAGGCTGCTTTAGATAGTTTAGTTATTGGTGAAGAAGATGGTAATATTCTGTGTAGCGAGAAACTTATTCAAGATgaccaggaaagggaatccaaAAACAGCAAAACAGAAAAACCAGTTCAATCAGACGGACAACTTgttcaagaagaaaagagagaaaagggtggAGTTGGTCTTTTAGTATACTGGAAATATGTTACTGCTACATATAAAGGGGCTTTAGTACCATTTATATTGCTGGCACAAATTCTTTTTCAGCTTCTCCTAATATTTAGTAGTTATTGGATGGTGTTGGCTACTCCCGTTTCAGCGAATGCATTACCTTATGTTAAAAGAACCACTCTTATCATTGTTTATGCTGCTTTgactcttggaagctctttttGTGTTCTTATAAGGTCCATGCTCATTGCAACTATTGGATACAAGACAGCCACTCTGTTTTTTAACAAAATGCATTTATGCATTTTTCGTGCTTCCATGTCATTTTTTGATTCTACTCCGAGTGGAAGGATTTTGAATCGG GTATCGGTAGATCAAAGTGCACTTGATACCACTATTCCAAATCAAATGGAAGAATTTCTTATGTCACTTATAGAATTTTTGGGAACTACTTTAGTAATGTCACAGGTTGCATGGCAAATGTTGATACTTTTTATTCCGATGAGTGTGATATGCATTTGGTACCAG CAATACTATATATCTACAGCACGAGAACTAACACGGCTATGTGGAGTATGTCAGGCTCCAATTACACAACATTTTGCTGAATCTATTTTAGGTTCAACCACAATCAGGTGTTTTGATCAAGAAGAGAGGTTTATAGACACAAACCTCAAGCTGGTGGATGTGTATTCTCGACCCAAATTTCATTTCTCTGGTGCAGTGGAGTGGTTATGCTTCCGCATGGACATGCTGGCATCCATCACATATGCCgtctttttggttttcttgatcTCAGTGTCAAAGGGAGTACTCAGTCCTG gtgttGCGGGTTTAGCAGTCACATATGGGCTTCGTTTCAGTATGCATGGTGTTATATGGGATCTCACCATGCTTGAGAATAATATCATATCTGTTGAGAGATTATTGCAGTATGCCTACATCCCTAGTGAACCTCCTCTGTTGGTAGAAGAAAATAGGCCAAGTCATAAATGGCCATCACATGGAAAAATTGATATTGTTGATCTGCAA GTCCGGTATGCCCCACACCTTCCTCTTGTCTTGCGAGGTCTCACATGCACCTTTCCCAGAGGGAGGAAGATTGGCATTGTTGGACGAACAGGAAGTGGTAAATCAACTCTCGTACAGGCTCTCTTCCGTATGCTTGAACCTGAAGTTGGTCAGATTTTGATAGATGGTATCAACATCTCTAAGATTGGCCTTCATGACTTGCGATCAAGATTGAGCATCATCCCACAAGACCCCACAATGTTTGAGGGGACTCTTAGAAGCAATCTTGACCCGCTTGAAGAGTACACTGATGAACAGATTTGGGAG GCTTTAAATAAATGCCAGCTTAGTGATGAAGttagaaagaaggaagggaagcttgATTTTGTAG TGGCTGAGAATGGAGAGAATTGGAGCATGGGTCAGAGGCAATTAGTCTGTTTAGGGCGGGTATTACTCAAGAGAAGCAAAGTGTTAGTACTCGATGAAGCTACTGCATCTATGGATACTACAACTGACTATCTAATTCAGCAAACGCTTAATCAAGAATTCTCAGGATGTACTATCATCACAATTGCACATAGGATAACATCAATTCTTGATATGGATCTGGTCCTCCTTCTCGATAATG GCCTTGTATTGGAATATGATTCTCCAGCCAAATTGCTAGAGATCAAGACATCGTTATTTGCAAAGCTTGTTAAAGAATATACTCAAAGATTTAGTTCGTAG
- the LOC122642961 gene encoding ABC transporter C family member 3-like isoform X2, whose amino-acid sequence MSCSYLVIHLGLYWKRSFLPFLLWVSDGISVIVGLFFFCVGLFGKEREDVDLHLAETLLKISSSKSNDDNGKESSVGGDSVTPYANANLLSIFTFDWMGPLITLGYNKTLNLEDVPQLDNYDRANVVFARFINKLEYDGNGSQVSTHKLVKALILSIWKEILWTALLSIICILASYVGPYLIEAFVQYLNSHNQTNYKGYVLVFIFFLSKLIRCISERHLFFQVRMMSIRVRAALFAIIYKKGLKLSTQSKQDHSSGENANLLNVDVERISLFSWYLHNIWRVPVQIVLALLILYKSIGLASLVAFVSTMILLLANIPLGKLQEKFQGELMNSKDRRMKVTSEALRNMRILKLQGWDMKFLAKIIELRNFETRRLKKLLYSSVMIAFVYLSAPMFVSMVTFGFCVLIGIPLESGKILSALAIFEILQGTIYNLPDLIYMVVQTKVSLDRIASFLCLDDLHMNIVQKLPSDSVEVAIEIIKGNFSWDLHSSNLTLKDLNFRVYHGMSVGICGFVGSGKSSLLSCILGEVPKVSGAIKLNGTKAYVAQSPWIQSGKIVDNILFGKKMDKERYEMILEACSLKKDLELFAFGDQTIIGERGINLSGGQKQRIQIARALYHDADIYLLDDPFSAVDVHTGTHLFKECLQGMLGSKTVIYVTHQVEFLPSADLILVMRDGRITQAGKYEEIHSSGTDFMKLVGSHKKALAAINYVERQAALDSLVIGEEDGNILCSEKLIQDDQERESKNSKTEKPVQSDGQLVQEEKREKGGVGLLVYWKYVTATYKGALVPFILLAQILFQLLLIFSSYWMVLATPVSANALPYVKRTTLIIVYAALTLGSSFCVLIRSMLIATIGYKTATLFFNKMHLCIFRASMSFFDSTPSGRILNRVSVDQSALDTTIPNQMEEFLMSLIEFLGTTLVMSQVAWQMLILFIPMSVICIWYQQYYISTARELTRLCGVCQAPITQHFAESILGSTTIRCFDQEERFIDTNLKLVDVYSRPKFHFSGAVEWLCFRMDMLASITYAVFLVFLISVSKGVLSPGVAGLAVTYGLRFSMHGVIWDLTMLENNIISVERLLQYAYIPSEPPLLVEENRPSHKWPSHGKIDIVDLQVRYAPHLPLVLRGLTCTFPRGRKIGIVGRTGSGKSTLVQALFRMLEPEVGQILIDGINISKIGLHDLRSRLSIIPQDPTMFEGTLRSNLDPLEEYTDEQIWEALNKCQLSDEVRKKEGKLDFVVAENGENWSMGQRQLVCLGRVLLKRSKVLVLDEATASMDTTTDYLIQQTLNQEFSGCTIITIAHRITSILDMDLVLLLDNGLVLEYDSPSKLLEIKTSSFAKLVKEYTQRFNS is encoded by the exons TCTTCTTAGTATTTTTACTTTCGATTGGATGGGCCCTTTGATTACACTCGGATATAATAAAACACTGAACcttgaagatgttcctcaaCTTGATAATTATGATCGCGCCAATGTGGTGTTTGCTCGTTTTATAAACAAACTTGAATATGATGGTAATGGCAGTCAAGTAAGCACACACAAGTTAGTGAAGGCATTGATTCTCTCAATATGGAAAGAAATTCTATGGACGGCTCTATTATCCATTATATGCATATTGGCTTCTTATGTTGGACCATACCTTATTGAAGCCTTTGTTCAATATCTCAATAGTCATAACCAGACAAACTATAAAGGCTATGTGttagtgtttattttctttctttcaaagctCATAAGGTGCATCTCAGAGAGGCACTTGTTCTTTCAAGTGCGAATGATGTCAATAAGGGTTCGTGCTGCCTTGTTCGCAATAATCTATAAGAAGGGTCTCAAGCTTTCAACGCAATCAAAGCAAGACCACAGTAGTGGGGAGAATGCTAATTTATTGAATGTTGATGTTGAGAGGATTAGCCTTTTCAGTTGGTACTTGCACAATATATGGAGGGTGCCTGTTCAGATTGTTCTAGCATTATTGATCTTGTACAAGAGCATTGGGCTCGCTTCACTTGTAGCTTTTGTTTCCACAATGATTTTGTTGTTAGCAAATATCCCATTGGGAAAACTGCAAGAGAAATTTCAAGGAGAATTAATGAATTCAAAAGATCGACGAATGAAGGTGACATCTGAGGCTCTAAGGAATATGAGGATTCTCAAGCTCCAGGGTTGGGATATGAAGTTCTTGGCTAAGATAATTGAGCTCAGAAACTTTGAAACAAGAAggttaaaaaaattactttatTCATCAGTTATGATTGCCTTTGTCTACTTATCTGCTCCCATGTTTGTATCTATGGTTACTTTTGGGTTCTGTGTGCTTATAGGAATTCCACTAGAGTCGGGAAAGATTCTATCTGCACTTGCTATATTTGAGATATTGCAAGGGACCATTTATAATCTCCCAGACCTAATCTATATGGTAGTTCAGACTAAAGTTTCCCTTGATAGAATAGCATCATTCCTTTGTCTCGATGATCTACATATGAATATAGTACAAAAGCTTCCCAGTGATAGCGTCGAGGTTGCAATTGAGATAATCAAGGGAAATTTCTCTTGGGACCTTCATTCCTCTAACCTCACATTAAAAGATCTTAATTTCCGAGTGTACCATGGTATGAGTGTAGGTATTTGTGGTTTTGTTGGGTCAGGAAAATCAAGCTTGCTTTCATGTatattgggagaagtgccaaaGGTATCTGGAGCCATTAAGTTGAATGGGACGAAAGCCTACGTTGCACAATCACCTTGGATACAGAGTGGCAAGATAGTAGACAATATATTGTTTGGTAAGAAGATGGACAAGGAAAGGTACGAGATGATCCTTGAAGCATGTTCATTGAAGAAGGACTTAGAATTGTTTGCCTTTGGGGACCAGACTATCATAGGGGAGAGGGGGATCAATCTGAGTGGTGGGCAGAAGCAAAGAATTCAAATTGCACGTGCTTTGTACCATGATGCTGATATTTATCTTCTTGACGATCCTTTTAGTGCCGTGGATGTTCACACAGGAACTCATCTATTTAAG GAATGTTTACAAGGAATGTTGGGTTCAAAAACAGTAATTTATGTTACCCACCAAGTAGAGTTTTTACCTTCTGCTGATCTTATTCTG GTTATGAGAGATGGAAGGATTACTCAAGCAGGAAAGTATGAAGAAATTCATAGTTCAGGAACTGACTTTATGAAATTAGTGGGTTCACATAAGAAAGCTTTGGCAGCCATTAATTATGTCGAACGTCAGGCTGCTTTAGATAGTTTAGTTATTGGTGAAGAAGATGGTAATATTCTGTGTAGCGAGAAACTTATTCAAGATgaccaggaaagggaatccaaAAACAGCAAAACAGAAAAACCAGTTCAATCAGACGGACAACTTgttcaagaagaaaagagagaaaagggtggAGTTGGTCTTTTAGTATACTGGAAATATGTTACTGCTACATATAAAGGGGCTTTAGTACCATTTATATTGCTGGCACAAATTCTTTTTCAGCTTCTCCTAATATTTAGTAGTTATTGGATGGTGTTGGCTACTCCCGTTTCAGCGAATGCATTACCTTATGTTAAAAGAACCACTCTTATCATTGTTTATGCTGCTTTgactcttggaagctctttttGTGTTCTTATAAGGTCCATGCTCATTGCAACTATTGGATACAAGACAGCCACTCTGTTTTTTAACAAAATGCATTTATGCATTTTTCGTGCTTCCATGTCATTTTTTGATTCTACTCCGAGTGGAAGGATTTTGAATCGG GTATCGGTAGATCAAAGTGCACTTGATACCACTATTCCAAATCAAATGGAAGAATTTCTTATGTCACTTATAGAATTTTTGGGAACTACTTTAGTAATGTCACAGGTTGCATGGCAAATGTTGATACTTTTTATTCCGATGAGTGTGATATGCATTTGGTACCAG CAATACTATATATCTACAGCACGAGAACTAACACGGCTATGTGGAGTATGTCAGGCTCCAATTACACAACATTTTGCTGAATCTATTTTAGGTTCAACCACAATCAGGTGTTTTGATCAAGAAGAGAGGTTTATAGACACAAACCTCAAGCTGGTGGATGTGTATTCTCGACCCAAATTTCATTTCTCTGGTGCAGTGGAGTGGTTATGCTTCCGCATGGACATGCTGGCATCCATCACATATGCCgtctttttggttttcttgatcTCAGTGTCAAAGGGAGTACTCAGTCCTG gtgttGCGGGTTTAGCAGTCACATATGGGCTTCGTTTCAGTATGCATGGTGTTATATGGGATCTCACCATGCTTGAGAATAATATCATATCTGTTGAGAGATTATTGCAGTATGCCTACATCCCTAGTGAACCTCCTCTGTTGGTAGAAGAAAATAGGCCAAGTCATAAATGGCCATCACATGGAAAAATTGATATTGTTGATCTGCAA GTCCGGTATGCCCCACACCTTCCTCTTGTCTTGCGAGGTCTCACATGCACCTTTCCCAGAGGGAGGAAGATTGGCATTGTTGGACGAACAGGAAGTGGTAAATCAACTCTCGTACAGGCTCTCTTCCGTATGCTTGAACCTGAAGTTGGTCAGATTTTGATAGATGGTATCAACATCTCTAAGATTGGCCTTCATGACTTGCGATCAAGATTGAGCATCATCCCACAAGACCCCACAATGTTTGAGGGGACTCTTAGAAGCAATCTTGACCCGCTTGAAGAGTACACTGATGAACAGATTTGGGAG GCTTTAAATAAATGCCAGCTTAGTGATGAAGttagaaagaaggaagggaagcttgATTTTGTAG TGGCTGAGAATGGAGAGAATTGGAGCATGGGTCAGAGGCAATTAGTCTGTTTAGGGCGGGTATTACTCAAGAGAAGCAAAGTGTTAGTACTCGATGAAGCTACTGCATCTATGGATACTACAACTGACTATCTAATTCAGCAAACGCTTAATCAAGAATTCTCAGGATGTACTATCATCACAATTGCACATAGGATAACATCAATTCTTGATATGGATCTGGTCCTCCTTCTCGATAATG GCCTTGTTTTGGAATATGATTCTCCATCCAAATTGTTAGAGATCAAGACCTCGTCATTCGCAAAGCTTGTTAAAGAGTATACCCAAAGATTTAATTCCTAG